The following proteins are encoded in a genomic region of Thermoflexus hugenholtzii JAD2:
- a CDS encoding class II aldolase/adducin family protein, with the protein MRWGVREQRLREALVEIGARLYARGLVSANDGNLSVRVDAERFLITPRGRSKGHLRPEDLVVIDPEGRVVRPGRGGAMPSSEWPMHLEAYRQRPDIGAVLHAHPPFTVALTVAGVTFPSEILPEVVMTVGKVPTARLAVPSSEDDALAIREWIREHDAVLLPHHGVVTVGRTLEEAWVRMERIEYAAKVYLLSRALGEARSLPPEFLKALASAG; encoded by the coding sequence ATGCGGTGGGGAGTGCGGGAACAGCGATTACGGGAGGCGCTGGTGGAGATCGGGGCACGGCTTTACGCCCGGGGCCTGGTCTCCGCCAACGACGGGAACCTCTCGGTCCGCGTGGATGCGGAGCGTTTTCTGATCACCCCGCGGGGGCGGAGCAAGGGGCACCTGCGCCCGGAGGACTTGGTGGTGATCGATCCAGAGGGACGGGTGGTGCGGCCGGGCCGGGGCGGGGCGATGCCCTCCTCGGAATGGCCGATGCACCTGGAAGCCTATCGGCAACGCCCCGACATCGGGGCCGTCCTTCACGCCCATCCCCCCTTCACCGTCGCCCTCACCGTGGCCGGGGTGACGTTCCCCTCCGAGATCCTGCCGGAGGTGGTCATGACCGTGGGAAAGGTCCCGACTGCCCGGCTGGCCGTCCCCAGCTCGGAGGACGACGCCCTGGCGATCCGGGAGTGGATCCGGGAGCACGATGCGGTGCTGCTGCCCCATCATGGGGTGGTGACCGTGGGGCGCACGCTGGAGGAGGCCTGGGTGCGGATGGAGCGGATCGAGTATGCGGCGAAGGTGTATCTGCTGAGCCGGGCGCTGGGGGAAGCTCGATCGTTGCCGCCGGAGTTCCTAAAGGCGCTGGCCAGCGCAGGGTGA
- a CDS encoding glycosyltransferase family 87 protein: MKTLEAFSRISVLCVYLLAAAAVILLRTPIDYPVYAMAAYGFSRGEDVYSWAEGEYARAAEALGFSRYAPPYRYPPLAALLVLPGLSLPDRGMGIWVAAQALSALLTAEVLARMARDPARRILIRLGVGLLPPFFVSLYAGQINPLVTLGMILAVRWIGRGREGWGGLLLGLSLMLKPLALGPAALCLYEGRRRALAGMALGVALSLAAGLLAFGPPAMGFLRLHLPTSGGVYPPAQNLPGLAARWLIRHPYGFSLADDAGIARGVGWGLAGMLLLLTGIALGRPGKAHPDFVRRAGLVAIAFLLANPGTWYHHGTILSLPLAAWLTQPGHSRIGWGVLGASVGAIAIWGVAWHAFVGWTPLLDLATLGSLGLWALLAREIRQESPR, translated from the coding sequence ATGAAGACCTTGGAGGCCTTCAGCCGGATCTCGGTGCTTTGCGTCTACCTCCTCGCCGCAGCCGCGGTGATCCTTCTCCGCACGCCCATCGATTATCCGGTCTACGCGATGGCCGCGTATGGGTTCTCCCGGGGCGAAGATGTCTATTCCTGGGCGGAAGGGGAATACGCCCGGGCGGCGGAAGCGCTGGGCTTTTCCCGCTACGCACCTCCTTATCGTTACCCACCCCTCGCAGCGCTCCTGGTCCTCCCCGGGCTGTCACTCCCGGACCGGGGGATGGGGATCTGGGTCGCGGCCCAGGCCCTCAGCGCCTTGCTGACGGCGGAGGTCCTCGCCCGGATGGCCCGGGATCCGGCCCGGCGGATCCTGATCCGGCTGGGGGTGGGCCTTCTTCCCCCCTTTTTCGTGAGCCTTTACGCCGGACAGATCAACCCCCTGGTCACCCTGGGGATGATCCTGGCGGTCCGGTGGATCGGCCGGGGCCGGGAAGGGTGGGGCGGGCTTCTGTTGGGGCTCAGCCTCATGCTTAAGCCCCTGGCCCTCGGGCCGGCAGCCCTCTGCCTCTACGAGGGGCGGCGGAGGGCGCTGGCCGGGATGGCCCTGGGGGTGGCGCTCTCCCTGGCGGCGGGCCTTCTGGCGTTCGGCCCACCCGCCATGGGATTTCTCCGCCTCCATCTACCCACATCCGGCGGCGTCTACCCCCCGGCGCAGAACCTGCCCGGGCTGGCCGCCCGCTGGCTCATCCGTCATCCCTACGGATTCTCCCTGGCCGACGATGCCGGGATCGCGCGAGGGGTTGGATGGGGGCTGGCCGGGATGCTGTTGCTGCTCACCGGGATCGCCCTGGGTCGGCCCGGGAAGGCTCATCCCGACTTTGTGCGTCGGGCTGGCCTGGTGGCCATCGCCTTCCTCCTGGCGAACCCGGGGACGTGGTATCATCACGGCACGATCCTGAGCCTGCCCCTCGCGGCGTGGCTCACGCAACCCGGGCACTCCCGGATCGGATGGGGGGTGCTTGGGGCGAGCGTCGGGGCGATCGCCATCTGGGGGGTGGCCTGGCACGCCTTCGTCGGCTGGACGCCGCTGCTGGATCTGGCGACGCTGGGGAGCCTGGGGCTGTGGGCCTTGCTCGCCCGGGAGATCCGACAGGAGAGCCCTCGATGA
- a CDS encoding tetratricopeptide repeat protein has translation MPHLARSLNDLGMWLSELGRREEALQATREAVEIYRRLAPQRPQTFLPDLAMSLGAYGSVLLDLGRAREAREAFAEGLRILLPFLRAEPAAFREPASVMLQGYQRACEALGETPDAPLIGEISRNLVTPAIEPDVLPGSAP, from the coding sequence TTGCCCCATCTGGCGAGGAGCCTGAACGATCTGGGCATGTGGCTCTCCGAACTGGGCCGGCGGGAGGAGGCCCTGCAGGCCACCCGGGAAGCCGTGGAGATCTACCGCCGGCTGGCCCCACAACGCCCCCAGACCTTCCTCCCCGACCTGGCGATGAGCCTGGGGGCCTACGGAAGCGTCCTTCTGGACCTGGGGCGCGCGCGGGAAGCTCGTGAGGCCTTCGCGGAGGGGTTGCGGATCCTGCTCCCTTTCCTCCGCGCGGAGCCCGCCGCCTTCCGGGAGCCGGCCTCCGTCATGCTCCAGGGTTACCAGAGGGCCTGCGAAGCGCTGGGGGAAACTCCTGATGCGCCCCTCATCGGGGAGATCTCTCGAAACCTCGTCACGCCGGCGATCGAACCGGACGTCCTTCCAGGATCAGCTCCGTAA
- the ppdK gene encoding pyruvate, phosphate dikinase, giving the protein MKKWVYLFEEGYREIPAERRRDLLGGKGAGLAEMAGAGLPVPPGFTITTEACNAYFAAGRQFPEGLWEQVLEALHRVEEKVGRRFGDPQNPLLVSVRSGAKFSMPGMMDTVLNVGLTDETVKGLIAQTGDERFAYDAYRRLIQMFGRIVKGIPGERFEHILDRYKAKTKGKQDTDLTAEMLRDIVEEFKALYRKELEEEFPQDPLEQLRQAIRAVFDSWFGKRAVDYRNFYKIPHDLGTACNVQTMVFGNMGFDSATGVAFTRNPATGEKELYGEYLPNAQGEDVVAGIRTPLKITKKASQEWAREHGISEEERRLRYPSLEERMPETYQQFLEVAALLERHYRDVQDLEFTIERGRLWMLQTRTGKRTAKAAVKIAVDMVHEGLITKEEAVMRVEPEQINQLLLPRFDEKAKERAREKGDLLARGLNASPGAATGHAVFDADTAEAWGRDGRPVILVRPETTPDDVHGMIAARGILTQRGGATSHAAVVARGLGKPAVVGCEALQIDLERKQFSVNGRVIREGDFISIDGSTGEVFAGQIPTIDPNLAEERELAELLAWADEFRRLQVWANADYPRDARKAREFGAEGIGLARTEHMFFEADRLPYVRQMILNAPEAQRLMDQLRAAQQAAQARPDDPKAQKALREAERAVRTSKAVKAYRKALDRLLPVQRKDFEGLFEAMDGLPVIIRLIDPPMHEFLPRYEELLAEVVELRTRIEERRKIKGYRPRKGEKSIRQMEEELAEKEALLRAVNALREMNPMLGLRGIRLGILYPDIIRLQVRAILEAACNVKRRGITPKPEIMIPLSADVKELQIVREIVDEVAREVMAREGVEIEYKFGTMIEVPRAALLAAEIAQVAEFFSFGTNDLTQTVWAISRDDAEGKFLLRYLEEKIVPENPFQVLDRKGVGRLMRMAVEEGRRTRPDLEVGICGEHGGDPSSIEFCHEIGLNYVSASPYRVPVARLAAAQAALKERAARIETR; this is encoded by the coding sequence ATGAAGAAGTGGGTCTACCTGTTCGAGGAAGGCTACCGCGAGATTCCGGCGGAGCGCCGTCGGGATCTGCTGGGTGGGAAGGGCGCCGGGTTGGCGGAGATGGCCGGGGCGGGCCTTCCGGTCCCTCCCGGGTTCACCATCACCACGGAGGCCTGCAACGCGTACTTCGCCGCCGGCCGCCAGTTCCCCGAAGGGCTGTGGGAGCAGGTCCTGGAGGCCCTTCATCGCGTTGAGGAGAAAGTCGGCCGCCGCTTCGGCGATCCCCAAAACCCTCTCCTGGTCTCCGTCCGCTCGGGCGCCAAATTCTCCATGCCCGGGATGATGGACACCGTCCTCAACGTCGGCCTCACGGATGAGACGGTGAAAGGCCTGATCGCCCAGACCGGAGACGAGCGCTTCGCCTACGACGCCTACCGCCGCCTCATCCAGATGTTCGGCCGCATCGTCAAGGGCATCCCCGGTGAGCGGTTCGAACACATCCTGGACCGCTACAAGGCGAAGACGAAGGGTAAGCAGGATACCGATCTCACCGCGGAGATGCTCCGGGACATTGTGGAGGAGTTCAAGGCCCTCTACCGCAAGGAGCTCGAGGAGGAGTTCCCTCAGGATCCCCTGGAGCAGCTGCGCCAGGCCATCCGGGCGGTGTTCGACTCCTGGTTCGGCAAGCGGGCGGTCGATTACCGCAACTTCTACAAGATCCCCCACGACCTGGGCACCGCCTGCAATGTCCAGACCATGGTCTTCGGCAACATGGGCTTCGACTCGGCCACCGGCGTGGCCTTCACCCGCAACCCGGCCACCGGTGAGAAGGAGCTCTATGGAGAATACCTCCCGAACGCCCAGGGCGAGGACGTGGTGGCCGGCATTCGGACGCCCCTCAAGATCACGAAGAAGGCCTCGCAGGAGTGGGCCCGGGAGCACGGGATCTCCGAAGAGGAGCGGCGCTTGCGCTATCCCAGCCTCGAGGAGCGGATGCCGGAGACCTACCAGCAGTTCCTGGAGGTGGCGGCGCTCCTGGAGCGTCACTACCGGGATGTCCAGGACCTGGAGTTCACCATCGAGCGCGGGCGGCTCTGGATGCTCCAGACCCGCACCGGCAAGCGCACCGCCAAGGCCGCCGTCAAGATCGCCGTGGACATGGTCCACGAAGGCCTCATCACTAAAGAAGAGGCGGTGATGCGAGTCGAGCCTGAGCAGATCAACCAGCTCCTGCTGCCCCGCTTCGACGAGAAGGCCAAGGAGCGAGCCCGGGAGAAGGGGGATCTGCTAGCCCGGGGCCTCAACGCCTCCCCGGGCGCGGCCACCGGCCATGCTGTCTTCGACGCCGACACGGCCGAGGCCTGGGGCCGGGACGGCCGGCCGGTCATCCTGGTGCGGCCGGAGACCACGCCGGACGACGTCCATGGGATGATCGCGGCCCGGGGCATCCTCACCCAGCGCGGCGGGGCGACCTCCCACGCGGCGGTGGTGGCCCGGGGCCTGGGCAAGCCGGCAGTGGTCGGCTGCGAGGCCCTGCAGATCGACCTGGAGCGCAAGCAGTTCTCCGTCAACGGCCGGGTGATCCGCGAGGGCGACTTCATCTCCATCGACGGCTCCACCGGCGAGGTCTTCGCCGGCCAGATCCCCACCATCGACCCCAACCTGGCGGAGGAGCGGGAGCTGGCGGAGCTGCTCGCCTGGGCCGATGAGTTCCGGCGCCTGCAGGTCTGGGCCAACGCGGATTACCCGCGGGATGCCCGCAAGGCCCGGGAGTTCGGAGCGGAGGGCATCGGCCTGGCCCGCACCGAGCACATGTTCTTCGAGGCCGACCGCCTGCCCTACGTTCGCCAGATGATCCTCAACGCCCCCGAGGCCCAGCGCTTGATGGATCAGTTGCGGGCGGCGCAGCAGGCCGCTCAGGCCCGCCCCGACGATCCGAAGGCCCAGAAGGCCCTGCGAGAGGCCGAACGCGCCGTCCGGACCTCGAAGGCCGTCAAGGCCTACCGCAAGGCCCTGGATCGCCTCCTGCCCGTCCAGCGGAAGGACTTCGAGGGTCTCTTCGAGGCCATGGACGGGCTGCCGGTGATCATCCGGCTCATCGACCCGCCGATGCACGAGTTCCTGCCGCGCTACGAGGAGCTCCTGGCCGAAGTGGTGGAGCTGCGGACCCGCATCGAGGAGCGCCGCAAGATCAAGGGCTACCGCCCGCGCAAGGGCGAGAAGTCCATCCGGCAGATGGAGGAGGAGCTGGCCGAGAAGGAGGCCCTCCTGCGGGCGGTCAACGCCCTGCGGGAGATGAACCCCATGCTGGGCCTGCGGGGTATCCGCCTCGGCATCCTCTACCCGGACATCATCCGTCTCCAGGTGCGGGCTATCCTCGAGGCCGCCTGCAACGTGAAGCGGCGGGGCATCACCCCCAAGCCGGAGATCATGATCCCCCTCAGCGCCGACGTGAAGGAGCTCCAGATCGTCCGGGAGATCGTCGATGAGGTGGCCCGGGAGGTCATGGCCCGGGAAGGGGTGGAGATCGAATACAAGTTCGGGACCATGATCGAGGTCCCGCGGGCGGCCCTGCTGGCGGCCGAGATCGCCCAGGTCGCCGAGTTCTTCTCCTTCGGCACCAACGACCTCACCCAGACCGTCTGGGCCATCAGCCGCGATGACGCCGAGGGCAAGTTCCTCCTGCGCTACCTCGAGGAGAAGATCGTCCCCGAGAACCCCTTCCAGGTGCTGGACCGCAAAGGGGTGGGCCGGCTGATGCGGATGGCGGTGGAGGAAGGCCGGCGCACTCGGCCGGACCTGGAGGTCGGCATCTGCGGGGAGCACGGCGGGGATCCTTCTTCCATCGAGTTCTGCCACGAGATCGGGCTCAACTACGTGAGCGCCTCGCCCTACCGGGTGCCGGTGGCCCGCCTGGCCGCGGCCCAGGCCGCCCTGAAGGAGCGGGCCGCGCGCATCGAGACCCGTTGA